In Streptomyces sp. NBC_00569, a single genomic region encodes these proteins:
- a CDS encoding class I SAM-dependent methyltransferase, with protein MQLIEISDLVVDHDPGTRERLPVRGADVVARLVAAGDRSGARIAAGLACDDDGNLDPLAVDRRLVAVHTELQRLSEELRLGDRIAELLRPLLAVIRAAGRTDGPLRVVDVGCGLGYLVRWLAASDALGPDADLVGVDFNAALVTEAGRLARAEGLPCRFVRGDAFALDEPATVYVSTGVLHHFRGDDLDAFFAAQATPGTAAFCHFDIAATGLAPIGAWVFHRARMRDPLGRHDGVMSARRAHDDETLLAAAAHADGLTPLVYEPRGRSNPFCTTLRPVIGVRPDLLPPLRAELGPGPSGRLVGRADTVGGTRQGASTGEGAR; from the coding sequence GTGCAGCTCATCGAGATATCCGATCTGGTCGTGGACCACGACCCCGGCACGCGCGAACGCCTGCCGGTGCGGGGCGCCGACGTCGTCGCGCGGCTCGTCGCCGCGGGTGACCGAAGTGGCGCCCGTATCGCCGCCGGGCTTGCGTGCGACGACGACGGGAACCTCGATCCGCTCGCCGTGGACCGCCGGCTCGTCGCCGTCCACACCGAACTCCAGCGGCTCAGCGAGGAACTGCGCCTCGGCGACCGCATCGCCGAACTCCTGCGTCCGCTGCTCGCCGTGATCCGCGCCGCCGGGCGGACCGACGGCCCGCTGCGGGTGGTCGACGTCGGCTGCGGCCTCGGCTACCTCGTGCGGTGGCTGGCCGCGTCGGATGCCCTCGGCCCCGATGCCGACCTGGTCGGCGTGGACTTCAACGCGGCCCTGGTCACCGAGGCCGGGCGGCTCGCCCGCGCGGAGGGACTGCCCTGCCGTTTCGTACGGGGTGACGCGTTCGCCCTCGACGAGCCCGCCACCGTGTACGTGTCGACGGGCGTGCTGCATCACTTCCGGGGCGACGACCTCGACGCCTTCTTCGCCGCCCAGGCCACGCCGGGCACCGCCGCGTTCTGCCACTTCGACATCGCCGCCACCGGTCTCGCCCCGATCGGCGCCTGGGTCTTCCACCGGGCGCGTATGCGCGATCCGCTGGGCCGCCACGACGGTGTGATGTCGGCCCGCCGCGCCCACGACGACGAGACACTGCTCGCGGCCGCCGCACACGCCGACGGCCTGACCCCGCTCGTGTACGAACCGCGGGGCCGCAGCAACCCGTTCTGCACCACGCTGCGCCCCGTCATCGGCGTACGCCCGGACCTGCTGCCGCCACTGCGGGCCGAGCTGGGACCCGGACCGTCAGGCCGCCTGGTCGGGCGTGCGGACACCGTGGGCGGGACGCGCCAGGGGGCTTCGACGGGGGAGGGCGCCCGGTGA